The Cryptococcus gattii WM276 chromosome K, complete sequence genome contains the following window.
CTTGTCAGCTCAGCGACatgaagagaagagaaagataTCGCATACCAGAAGCGTGGGTCATGCGATGTGCAAACTCGCAGACAGATCCCGGGCTGAAGATGAATTCACCACCTAACTGGGTAATGTCGCCTGGAGGCTTGACGGGCATCTTGAAGAGGGCATTCTGCAAGTTGAATGTCAGCCTTTCTTCAGCAAAGTCAGCGTTATAAAAAGACGAGACCTACAGAAATACCATGGACGAGTTGACCAGGTACGGCACGTTGATGGTACTCTGCTCGACCTTTCCAGAAATGACCCCAAGGTGCTGTCTTCGGTGTACCTTTTGTCATGCTACGTCGATGGGTCAGTACCTAATGTCTAATGGTCGAACATGACAACTTACCCCATGAGTGAGTAAAGCTTCTTCGGTCCATCTACATAGATAGGGAACGGGCATTTGAACAATCTCCTATACGCTTTGAGCACCTTCCAGCTCCCATGTCCAATGATGACCACTTTAATACCCGCCTTTTCGAGCGCCTCGGGAGAAAGGATCGAGATGGAGGCAAGTGTATAATCTTGGCACTGACCACACCAGAATGTACggatgaagaagacgacAGTTTTGGGAGTAGGTTTACCAGCTTCGACAGGACCAGGGGGAGGGAGAAGATCACCAAAGCAGACCGGAAGACCATTCTCATCTCTCACGAAACATGTCGAAGCTTCAATTACTCGATCCCTTGAAACAACTTTATCGACGCTAAACTCGACGTCTGCAAGAGTCTCGCCTTCGAGTAGAATAACCTTCTTGGGAACTTTCACCTTTTGCTTGACCTTTTTCGAACCCTTGCTTCTGACCACAATATCGTCCGACATCAACCTATTAGGCATGGCAGGGGGCACGAATGATGACACACTATGTCCACTCCTCTGAGATGATTCCCGATTGGGCCCGACCTGCGCATGAGTAGAATCAGGGATAGGCGTCATGATCCTGACACTGTCAgcggaggatgaggaaCGACCTCCATGAGTGGCAGCGGAGGGGGGCGCGGTGTGAGCGGATCGGATGGACGAGGTGTCTGCCGGAGCAGGAGGCAGAGGACGATCAACGGAATTGCTGTACTCCTGAAAACGGGAGTGCAGACGCTGCACATGTTGTTCGGGGAGATGAGGAGCTTTGTCTCTGCGCAGGAATGGTTTGGGCGGAGAATCGGTCGAATTATGTAAGAAGAGTGACGGAGGAGGGAAATGTGGTTGAGCGTTGCGGGTGGGGGTGGACGGGGAACTTGCACTGGCACGCTCGAGATGTGGCCGGCTCGTCACTCGGTGCGGAGGCACTGGAGCCATCATTCCAGTACTTACCGCCCTGTTGGCTAACTGTGAACTAGTCCCGGGTTTACTATCTAGCTTCTCGCTACCGTGGCGTAAGTTCTCAAAACCGTACGAACTGCTGCTTCTCGTCATATCTAGCGACGTCACATTGGCGAATGGATGATTGGGTGGAAGACCAAGACCGACTGTGAATTCTTTATCTGTTATGGGCAAAACCATCGCTGGAACAGGTTTGCGTCGAATAGACTTGGTTCTTGCAGATCTGGTAGAATGGCTCCTGCAAAGACCTCTGTCAGGGGTCGAACCGTGCTCTAAAAGGATAGCGGCGTTTGGTAAAGAGGGTGGGCGACGTAGCGCTTGTGAGTGCTGAGAAGAGTGACCGTCGGAGGAAGGTGAGTGATCAAGAGAGGACGATAAAATTGAGTGGCGAGCTGGCGGAGTGGTCGTCTCGAAAGCTGAATGGGGGCGAGCTGAAAAGGAGCTGGAAAGTAAAGAATTTTTGGCAGGCGAGAGCGAAGTAGAATACCCCACGCTGTTCGAGCGACTGGGATCGTTTGGTGCATTCTGTGGTTGGAGAGAATGCGGCATGACGGGTGACTACCTCACAATATATGATCCTGAAAAGACGTCTGAATGATCCGCTAGCACCTTCCGAGGCAGTTTGATGTATGAAGCGAAGAGATGCGAGGGCGTCCGTGGATGATGGATGACGAAGATGTGGGAACGAGTTAGGACGGCGACAATATTTCGTTCTTATACTTCGGCCTTATTATGCATTCACTCTGATCGGAAGTCGGTTGAATAGTCTTTCGAGGGTGTTGTACTTTCCACAAGTCGCGCTGGACCACCTCACCTTTCACTTCCAGAACTAAACGATCTCAACTTTTTTGACGTTGACATCGCATTTTCCTGGAAAATCAGTCCTGATCAGGCACGGTCAACTGTTGCAACACTACTAGTTCGGCCTAAAAAGAGCTATTCGAGATTAACACGGAAGAAAGGCGAATACAACGTGCAGGGTACGTATATAGGGCTGCTAGTGGTTCTTCTAATGAACAACCGGACATATTGCCATGTTGTATCTCAGTCTTCATTCCTTTGAGGAGCGTAGAAGACATGTAACTTCTGTTCAACTCTGTCTACATGGAATGAAATAGTGCAATAAAACACCGCTCTCAACGCCACGACCCCGCTAAATTCGCATTCCAGGTCGTTTAAAGGGTTCGGAGAAACCTTCCCAGGCCTTTTTTTTTAACTGATTCTCGACGCGCCCATACGCGACGTGAACGCGTCGGTGGAGGCTCTAGAACCTCCGCGGCCATGAGCGACATTGTTCGGGCGACGATCCAGCTGTAAAAATGGAAGCAGATTTTAAAGGCCTCCGTCATTACGCGGCTCTCTCTGCCACCGCTCTGTTTATTGCCGCCTGCGTGCCGTCATTTGTTCCAGGCTTCTGGTTCGGCAGTTTCCATGATCCATTATTATTTATACTAATACTGGACACTCGTCGATACTGCCATGCATAATATGGCTGGAACTAATAAGGGTGCAGGTGCAGGGACCAGCTTACCACTTGCCACTTGCCACTCCACTGTTCTTTAATTTAACTTTCAATAACCTCCACCCTGCACCATCACCTCCTGAAGAATTGCTTGCTGCCCTGCTGCGATTTTTTTCAGTGTAAAATATACGCTACGCCTTTTGCGGTACCATAGCCTATAGCCTAGCGCACAGCACTTAATAAATATTGAATCATTGATGTATGCTCACTTTCGAGCTGTACTCTACTTTTCATTTCAGCTGACGACTTAACTGCTCATTCATTAACATCTATCTATTCAAAAGACATCAGACTATCATGAAGAACATATATGTATCATATACAGATCCTTTTTcatccctcttcctcatccacTCAATTATCCGACCGCTCTTTCCTTCGTGGGTATATATCTTGATATCTGATAACTTCGCTGTTTGCGCTGATTAACCCCCCGCTCCGCCGCTCAAGGATCTGAGACGCGATCTGCAAGCACCCTAAAATCTATTTTTCCACATCCCATTTTTTTCGCTTTCCAAAGTTCAGAGATCCACAGTCCAGAGCGGATGGCAAAAAAACTCATAAAGAGTATAATCGTCCTAAGCATAAATAGGCATGATCCATCTTCGGATGTTCTCACCCCGGTTTTCCATCTTCCCTACACTCCGTAGACTCTTGAGGTTTAGAATCTAGAAGTCCTATCATAATGAGTCTCGGCTCGACTATAATCTCATTTCGCGAAGGATTGCCTTGGCCAGCATTTGGTACTGCCATCCATCACCTCCCACTCTTCTGAACTGTATTCCGTGCAGTGGAAGAACAGGGACCTGGATTTTCATTTTCTGTCAGCATTCGATCCTAAAGAACTAAAAAAAAAGTCGACCTGAACTCACCTTGACCACAAAAATCTCGAATCGGACAATTAAACTGCTACCAGCCCCTCCACTTTGGGCCAAAGCCCACGCATCcacctcatcttcctccacGGTCCCGGCATGATGTCGGTTCTTGCTCGGCGGTGCTGACAAGTGAGCTACTTCGCCCCCGCTGACTGTACCGCTAGAATTGCCAGTCAGGACTCTATGCGGTGCCGGACTCGTTCCCCTACTGCCAACACCATTGCTACTCGCCCCATTTAAATTGACCTTACTGCCTTTTCGTCTCAAGCTCGGTTTCCGCCTCGCAGCAGAAGCGTGAGAGGGGACGTTTGATAAACTAGTACTCGCCTCGTCACCATTCACCACACTCGCAAGGTCTATACTTGGCATATGGACGCATTCAAAACCACCCTTGATAGGACGGTGCTTGATACCTATCCTATCCAACACCATGGCGATATCTCGGATAAGCACGTTGGCGGGTTTGGTAGAAGTGGTGGAGACAGAGAAGATCCCCTTGAGATAACTTGGTTTGACATCATCATAGCTTTGAGGTTCGTTGGCGGTATCCGGCTCAGGCTCGTGGGGAGTAGATGGCCGAACGGAGGTCTCGACCTGGTGATATTCATCTGCTTCTGCTGGTGCGTTCAACCATCGAGAATCGGGAGGAGTCGCAGCAGGTCGATCGCGCTGGGATGCACGCCTTACCAAGCCGCTTGCCCTGCTGACAGAGTTAGTCAAGCTGCCGACCGATACCCGTCTTTCGTGTTTCGATTTATCATTGTGAACGATAGTAGTCGCACGTCGGTGCTCTTGTAGAGGTATAGAAGGCGAAGCAGTCACGCTCTCACGTTTGGTAGAGGCTGAGCGTGACGGTCCAGCGGCAGATGGCGGTCGAGGCCCACGCCCAAGCATACTGAACTTTTTCGTCAAACCCTCATCGGCAGACCTTTCTACCGCAGCCGGCAAACTGCTGGGTAACGGTGGTTGGCTGAGCGAAGGTTGTCGGCGGTGAACGGCTGAAGGAATGTCGGTGAGCTTGGATTGTTCTCGATCTGCTGAAGGGTGGGCCATGATGGGGTTGGGGACATCGTCGGACCGTGGCCGAGGTTCAGAAGCAAAGTCGGGACCTCTTGAAGAATCATGGCCCATGACATGTGTTGACGCGGGTGGTGGGAGGTTGGGAACTGCCATACCATAGCCTTGACTAGCATTAAAGGTGTCCAAGGACAATTGTGATGAGGCGAAGAAACCAGGACCAAACACCTTTTCTCTTTCTATCTTTTCCCTCGCCAAATAATAGATTGAGATGAGCGGTTCATAGCCCTTGGTCGGATCTCTAACTTTTTCCTTGAATGGTGCTTCTTcgaccttcttctcctctttgAATAACCTCTTCTTTAGGTCAAAGCCGCTgaacctcttcttcttcggtGAGTCACAAGGATCGCTCGTTGAAACACCAGGACTAGAAGTGCGTGACTTCTCCCGATGGGCTTCAAAAGTTGCAACACAGTGAAGGTAGTCTTCAGAAGTGAGAATGCTATGAAGGTTATGGTAGATGGTGTTGGCATCACCAAAAGTGAAGCCTTCCATTGCTTCAACGACGTTCATATCAATCTCGTCCGCGCGGAGCACTTCTCGTCGGATGAGAAAAGAGTCGGGAGGACCGTCATAACCCTTCGTCATGAACGGATGGTTGAGCACTTCTGCCAAAGTCGCTCTTTCTGCAGGATTGGTAACCAACATACGGCTCAGCAGAGATTTAACCTCGGCACTCAACCAGCTCGGATATTCTACAAGACCACGTTTGATTTTTGCGTGCAAAGCCGGCATTGACTGATCATCGAATGGTACCTTTCCGCACACCAAGACGTAGATGACGATACCGAATGACCAGACGTCAACTTCCGGACCCGTGTAGGGTTTCGCGTTCAGTAACTCTGGCGCGGCAAAATACAATGAACCGCAAAATGTTGAGAGGTGACGTGACGGAGAATACAGGTTGGAAAGGCCGAAGTCGATAAGCTTGATGTTTCCGTTCTTTGATATCAAAATATTTTCGATTTTTAGGTCTCGATGAACAATAGAGTTTTGATGACAGTAGTTGAGTGCTGATCCAATTTGTCTAGCAAATTTTCTGGCCGCACGTTCTCGAAGTCGACCATGAGAAATAATATAATCTAGCATCTGGCCGCCGTCGATGAACTCAAATACCATGTAATGGTGGTTCTGATGGGAGATGAATTCCCGCATGCCGCAGATATAtggatgatggaggaggagggagatgtGTGCTTCCCGAATCGTTCGAATCTCCTTGGATTCGTCCTTTAACCGCTGCTTTTCGATTTCTTCTGGCGTTTTTGCTGTTTCCCCCTTCCTGTTCGCCTCTGTATACCGGGGAATAATTTTTACAGCACACTATGACAATGATTAGCTATTGGACATACGGATTAACATCTTCATGCCGACCTTCTCTTTTGTCACAATGTTAGTCGCCAGCTTCACTTTACCCATACTTCCCGCTCCAAGGGTCTTGTTCAACTGCCAATCTCCCACCATCCTGACCTTAGACTTTTTCAGTTGGGTGTTCCCGTTTCCACTACTTGATCCGTTGGCTTGCTGATGAGCCCGCATGCTTCTGTCAACAACTGCAGTAGCTTCTTCTCTTATCGTTGGTTCATGAGGAGCAGAAGATGCTTGACCGGATGCCCCGGCGACCGGAGCGTAGGATGAACTCGCAGAAGCGCTAGCTGCATGGGTGGAACTTCGAGGAATGCCAGATTCCGCTGCCGCTCGGTGAGGAGAAGCGGATGGTTCTCGACTGCAATATGCGTATAAAATTAGCATGGCTCCAACAGTTCAAGATGTATGATGTAAGACGGCAGCACCGTGCCTCGCAATCCACATTGAATTCCTGCTCACCTTCTGCTGCTTCCTCTGCCCCCAACGTAGTCCCACTGCGCGCCAGTATCAACCATTCCCATATAAGTAGGCGTAGGCATACTTCCATAGGTATGATCTTGAGCAGCTTGTAGCTGCGCAGGAGCAGGATTAAAGGAAGTCATTATTAAGGGATAATCTTAACGTTCTAAATAATGCGATGACTTTGCGGTGACGCAAATGAATCAGAGATTGTCTAGTCGGGAAGGATCGTATATGCGTAGCGTTCCTCGTTGCAGGGAAGAAGACTGTAGGAGGATAACAGGATGAGAGCGCGGAACGAGCTTGAAGCGTGGCGAGGCCGACCCAAGGCACTCAGAGGATGCTAGGGCGGTGCGCTGAACTTGGAAGCTAGATCCAGATAGATGGGTTGTTGTGCGTCTGCGGAGCGTGGAAAGGGGCTATGACCATCTGGATCGGGTGGcggaaggaagatgatgtgTCTGTTCAGTTGTTtatggcaagaagctgaCGGCGGTTGATCAAGTAAGATCGAATTAG
Protein-coding sequences here:
- a CDS encoding fmHP-like protein, putative (Similar to TIGR gene model, INSD accession AAW46355.1 and Takifugu rubripes fmHP protein); protein product: MPHSLQPQNAPNDPSRSNSVGYSTSLSPAKNSLLSSSFSARPHSAFETTTPPARHSILSSSLDHSPSSDGHSSQHSQALRRPPSLPNAAILLEHGSTPDRGLCRSHSTRSARTKSIRRKPVPAMVLPITDKEFTVGLGLPPNHPFANVTSLDMTRSSSSYGFENLRHGSEKLDSKPGTSSQLANRAVSTGMMAPVPPHRVTSRPHLERASASSPSTPTRNAQPHFPPPSLFLHNSTDSPPKPFLRRDKAPHLPEQHVQRLHSRFQEYSNSVDRPLPPAPADTSSIRSAHTAPPSAATHGGRSSSSADSVRIMTPIPDSTHAQVGPNRESSQRSGHSVSSFVPPAMPNRLMSDDIVVRSKGSKKVKQKVKVPKKVILLEGETLADVEFSVDKVVSRDRVIEASTCFVRDENGLPVCFGDLLPPPGPVEAGKPTPKTVVFFIRTFWCGQCQDYTLASISILSPEALEKAGIKVVIIGHGSWKVLKAYRRLFKCPFPIYVDGPKKLYSLMGMTKGTPKTAPWGHFWKGRAEYHQRAVPGQLVHGISNALFKMPVKPPGDITQLGGEFIFSPGSVCEFAHRMTHASDHMEAPEVIRLAGCEHPTIEETKAFELAESQKEELEKIRVEMERWKKERVAELERIKMRKAARRGVPYSHLLETDPQIAQAYDFEFEFDGGLQVAHEEEDEEESEAVERVE
- a CDS encoding Protein kinase kin1, putative (Similar to TIGR gene model, INSD accession AAW46354.1), which translates into the protein MTSFNPAPAQLQAAQDHTYGSMPTPTYMGMVDTGAQWDYVGGRGSSRSREPSASPHRAAAESGIPRSSTHAASASASSSYAPVAGASGQASSAPHEPTIREEATAVVDRSMRAHQQANGSSSGNGNTQLKKSKVRMVGDWQLNKTLGAGSMGKVKLATNIVTKEKCAVKIIPRYTEANRKGETAKTPEEIEKQRLKDESKEIRTIREAHISLLLHHPYICGMREFISHQNHHYMVFEFIDGGQMLDYIISHGRLRERAARKFARQIGSALNYCHQNSIVHRDLKIENILISKNGNIKLIDFGLSNLYSPSRHLSTFCGSLYFAAPELLNAKPYTGPEVDVWSFGIVIYVLVCGKVPFDDQSMPALHAKIKRGLVEYPSWLSAEVKSLLSRMLVTNPAERATLAEVLNHPFMTKGYDGPPDSFLIRREVLRADEIDMNVVEAMEGFTFGDANTIYHNLHSILTSEDYLHCVATFEAHREKSRTSSPGVSTSDPCDSPKKKRFSGFDLKKRLFKEEKKVEEAPFKEKVRDPTKGYEPLISIYYLAREKIEREKVFGPGFFASSQLSLDTFNASQGYGMAVPNLPPPASTHVMGHDSSRGPDFASEPRPRSDDVPNPIMAHPSADREQSKLTDIPSAVHRRQPSLSQPPLPSSLPAAVERSADEGLTKKFSMLGRGPRPPSAAGPSRSASTKRESVTASPSIPLQEHRRATTIVHNDKSKHERRVSVGSLTNSVSRASGLVRRASQRDRPAATPPDSRWLNAPAEADEYHQVETSVRPSTPHEPEPDTANEPQSYDDVKPSYLKGIFSVSTTSTKPANVLIRDIAMVLDRIGIKHRPIKGGFECVHMPSIDLASVVNGDEASTSLSNVPSHASAARRKPSLRRKGSKVNLNGASSNGVGSRGTSPAPHRVLTGNSSGTVSGGEVAHLSAPPSKNRHHAGTVEEDEVDAWALAQSGGAGSSLIVRFEIFVVKVPVLPLHGIQFRRVGGDGWQYQMLAKAILREMRL